GCCAAACTCTACCTGGAACGGTGCGATCACACTCGCAGTCACCATGATAAAGTCCAGCGAGTGCGGGATCATCTGCTTCCGTTTTTTAAAGATAAGGCGCTAACCCAAATCACCACGTTCGACGGCGAGCAGTATAAACGCCAACGATTAGAGGCAGGCGCTGCATCCGGTACCATCAACCGGGAGTTGGCTATTCTATCCCATATCCTCAATAAAGCGATTGAATGGGGCTGGATTGAGAAGCGTTCCTGTAAGCTCAAGAAACTGAAAGAGGACAGTGGACGGATTACTTATCTCACCGTAGAGCAAGCCAATCGGCTGGTTGAGGCGGCTAAGGCGGATGTTCACCCTTACATTTACGCCATTATCCTGATTGCGCTGGAAACCGCCATGCGGCGCTCGGAAGTCCTGTCCATCCTCTTGAAGCACATCGATCTGAACCGGCGTATGATTTATATCCCCGAAGCCAAGGCTGGCAGCCGGGAGCAACCCATCACCGAGCATCTAGCTCAATTCCTGAGCCAATTCATGCTGGGGATTCCCCACGATCAGCCGTTCCTCTTCCCGCAGCCCAAGTCCAAGACCGGCCATATGGTAGAACTTTTCAAACCTTTTAAACGGGTCGTAAAGGCTGCTGGCCTTGATCCCGAGGAAATTGTCTTCCATTCCCTGCGCCACACAGCCATTACGCATTTAGTACAAGCAGGTGTCGATTTGGTGACGGTGAAACGGATCTCCGGCCACAAGACCTTACAGATGGTTGAGCGCTACGCCCACCAGAACGGCCAACACATTCAGGCGGCAATGGACAAGTTGCAGAGTCGCTATAACCTGAGTTAATCAGAGACTTGATTTCTAAACTCTTCAAGAAGTCGTGTTAATCTCCTAATTTCAGTTCTAATCGTATTAAAACTTTGACTGACTTTAGGTTTCTGGCCTTGGTTTATTGCGATTACAATTTCTTCTAATTGTGTTTCGTATTTCTTAATCTGTCCCTCAATAACAGTACTGTACTCTAAAGCAGAAATAATATTAGCTTTCATTGAATAAAAAATCCCATTTATATAAACCCATAATAATATTAAAACATATAGAGAGGTTCATCTTTACTTAAGGTTCAGCTTCCCGGTAAATCCCGGCACGTCCCAGTCGTTCTTTGTATATCGCTTACCCCTGAAATCCCACTGTTTCCCGGCACTTCCCGGCAAGACTGCACCAAAGCGACACCTTGGCCTAAGATGACCCTCATCCCCTAAAAACTCAAAAACCCCGAAACACTGTCCAGGGTTTAAAAGAAGGTGGTGCCACCTCGCAGAATTGAACTGCGGACACGCGGATTTTCAGTCCGCTGCTCTACCAACTGAGCTAAGGTGGCTTGCAATCGACAACATTGCTATTAACCTCCAAAGACAAAGCGCTGTCAAGACATCGCAGCTGAGTTCCCGCCCGATGGACATCTCATCTTTACTTGAGAAATCTTGAAGCAAGGGAGCCAGTAATCACACTTGTCAAAGGATAACCCGCCCTGCGGTATGGTACGATTGTGATGGGTAAAAATTGAGGGGAACATAATGGAAGTGATGATTCTGCTGGGCTTGCCGCTGATTTTCTTGTATTTCTTGCCAACCTGGGTGGCCCTGCGTTTCAGGCATCGACAGTTGCCGGGCATTTTTACAGTAAACCTGCTGGCTGGATGGAGCTTGGCGGGCTGGTTGATGGCGCTGGCTTGGGCCATCTTCCCGTGGGGACACCGAAAATATCAACTATCCCCCGCATAGGACACAGGCAAGCAGCAATAAGCCCAAGAGGGTCACGGAACGGGATCAGTGCGGATTTTCGGGTGAAAAAGCTGTAAGCTTTATAGGCGGAAACACTGAGCCATCAGGCATCTTCTCTGACCTACGCCATGCGGTTTCTAAAAGCCGTTAATAAAGCAGGTCTATGCAGACGGATCGGCAGGGTCCTGATTTTGGGGGCTGGGTAAGGGGAAAATCTTTCGTACCAGCATGATTAATAAGAAAGCGAGCAGGAACATCACCGCCAAAGAGGCGATATAAATGGGCAGGTAGTTCACGTACCACACGGAAATCAATCCACCCACCACGCATAAGCTGTAAAGGTAAGTGACTGTGCGTATTTGACCCATACCCGCCTTTAAAAACTGGTGATGGATGTGATCCGCATCCGGCAGGAAGGGGTTTTTACCCCGCAGGAGTCGCCGAAACACCGAGTAGGTAATATCCAGAATGGGTACACTCAACACGAAAATGGGCAGTAACATGACGGCCACCTTGGTCTTTAAAACCCCGGTCACCGCAATACAGGCCAGTAAAAATCCGCAAAACAAAGCCCCACTGTCTCCCATAAAAATGCGGGCCGGATGAAAATTGTAAACCAGAAAACCCAGACTGGAGCCGGCCAATAGCGCGGCCAACAACGCCGAGGAAGGCTGATTGGTAAACAACGCGACGATGGTGAGGGTCAGCGCCGATAAGGTCGTGACCCCGGCGGCCAGCCCATCAATGCCATCAATGAAATTCATGGCGTTCATCAGGCCGACCAGCCAAATCACAGTCACCGGGAGACTGAGCGCATTGAGAACCAGCAGTTGGGCGCCCGGTAAATCCAGATTGTTGATTTGAATGCCCAGAAAGAAAGCGGTCAGGGCGGCAATGAACTGGATACTCAACTTCAGGTAGGGCGACAGATTGAAGAGATCATCCAGTAAGCCCAGTAAAAAAACGATGGTGCCTCCCGCCAGAATACCGGGCAGGGCGTTGTGTAGCTCCGGACGCCAGCCCAGAAACACAATCACCCCCAGCGACAACATGAAAGCCAGCCAGATGGCCACACCGCCCAGGCGGGGGATAGGGTACTTGTGGATTTTTCTGGCCCCGGGCGCATCGTAATAACCGGCGGCAATGGCCTGCTTCCGAACGATAGGAACCAGAATGAAACTGACCATTAAGGCCACGATAAAACCAATCGCATCGATCAAGAAGGGTGAATTGGCATATTCCAGCTTAATGATGGCTGAGCGCCTCCCGTTTCAGGCTTGTTCCCAGTTCCGGATAGAGGGGAAACTGTTGACTCAAAGCCTGTACTTCCTTTACCAGAGTCTCTATATTTTCACCCTTTTTGAGCGCTTCGGCAATAATTTGTCCCAATTTGCGCATGGCCGCTTCATCAAAGCCCCGGCTGGTCAGGGCAGGCGTACCCAGACGAATGCCGCTGGTGATGAAAGGCGATTGAGGATCGTTGGGGATGGTGTTCTTATTGGCGGTAATATGAATCTCTTCCAGCAGGTTTTGGGCGGCCTTGCCAGTCAGATTAACATTGCGCAAGTCCAGCATCATCAAGTGATTGTCGGTACCGCCGCTCACAATATTGATGCCGTTCTCCATCAGGGATTCAGACAGCGCCTTGGCATTGGCGATGACCTGCTTTGAGTAGGTCTTAAACTCGGGGGACAGGGCCTCTTTGAAGGCTACCGCCTTGGCGGCGATGACGTGCATGAGTGGACCGCCTTGAATACCGGGGAAAACGGCCTTGTCCACGGCCTTAGCGTAATCGGCCTGGCATAAAATGAGTCCGCCACGAGGTCCCCGCAGGGTTTTGTGGGTGGTGGTGGTCACAAACTGGCAGTGCGGAATGGGGCTGGGGTGCAAGCCACTGACCACCAGACCGGCGATATGGGCAATATCGGCCAGCAACAAAGCGCCCACTTCATCGGCGATGGCTCGGAATTTGGCGAAATCGATGACGCGGGAATAAGCGCTGGCCCCGCAGATGATCAGCTTGGGTTTTTCCCGCAAGGCGATTTCCCGAACCGCATCATAATCAATCATTCCGGTGTCGGGGTTGACGCCGTACGCCACCACCCGGAAAAACAGCCCGGAGAAGTTGACGGGCGAACCGTGGGTCAAGTGCCCGCCATGGGAGAGGTCCATCCCCATGATGGTATCGCCGGATTTTAACCCCGTGGCCAGAAATACGGCCATATTGGCCTGAGCGCCACTGTGGGGCTGTACGTTGGCGTGATCGGCTCCAAATAACTCCTTGGCCCGGGCAATGGCGATTTCTTCAGCGGTATCCACATGCTCGCAGCCGCCATAGTAGCGTTTGCCGGGCAAGCCTTCCGCGTATTTATTGGTCAGCACGCTGCCCATGGCCTGCATGACGGCCAAACTGGTAAAGTTTTCGCTGGCAATCATCTCCAGGGTGTTCTGCTCCCGGTGCAGCTCATCCACAACGGTTTGGTAAATCTGGGGGTCGGTCTGTTGGAGCAGATCGAGGTTCAGCATGATGGCATCTCCTTTGCGGCGCAGGTTTCAGCGCTTTGTTTCGTAATATCAATCCGGGGATCACTCATCATATCCACCCGCTTTTGATGACGGCCGCCGTCAAAGGGCGTTTCCAGCCATTCGTCGATGAGTGTAAAAGCCAATTCAGGGGCCAGAACCCGCCCGCCCAGACAAAGCACGTTGCTGTCGTTGTGGCGACGGCTGAGAATGGCCGTGTTGTGATCGTGGGCTTCAATGGCCCGAATCCAGGGGTAGCGATTGGCGGCAATGCAAACCCCAATGCCACTGCCGCAGCATAAAATTCCGTAATGCGTTTGCTCGGGAGCTTCTTGCTGGATGCCTTGCACGGCCTGGGCCAGCTGGGCGGATATGCTCGGGTAATCAACCGAATCCCCGTTGTGGCAGCCGATATCAATAATCTCAAACCCTTTGTGGCGCAAATGTTCAGCGATTTTTTCCTTGAGGGGAAAGCCAGCGTGATCGGAGCCTAGAACCAGTTTTTTCATCGAAATCCAGCGACCTTTTTATCCAGCTATCTTTTTTACAGTTTGTGTAAATTGTGCAATGTTCTTTATTGCTTGCTGTTGCAGGAAAATTGCAAGCGATTTTTGAACATTTTTTATACGTTCGGCCAGCAATGGCTTGGGGAAACCTGAAACGCCGTTAGTCTAACACAATGGCCCCACTTCTTAAAAGTTGTATCTCATCATTGGACTTGACCCGAACCACGGTAGGGGCAACGCTTTCCAGAACCTCAGCGTCCCCATGCACCACAAAATCAACGTCATCCCCAAAGGTATTGTAAACCGCGGCGGCTTCCCGCGCCGGAAGATCGGTGCCACGGCCCGCTCCCAGGGTCACCAGCAATCCGGTGGGGTTCAGGGACAGCAAATCCATCAGCAGGGCGCTATCAGGCTGCAAGATTTTGAGAGGCCCCCAGGCGCTGAAAGTTTCTGGGGACGGCTGGGGTTGATCCAGTAGCAGTATCAGGGGGGCGGGCCAGTGGCGCTTGATGAGTGCTGTGGCCTTGGGCGGAAGCGGTCCAATAAACGGGGTAAAGGCTGGCAGATCCCAACCCAGAAGCAGCAAGGGTTCTGTTCGTCCTTTCAGCCGGGCCAGACGTTCGAGGGCCGTCGGTCGATCCGGCCTGACCGCAAGAATATAGCCTTCCGGGCCGGGCAAGGCAATCAGTCCGTCCGGCTTTTCCAAATGAGACAAGGCATTCAGCAAAGTCAAATCCATAGTTTTATTTTACCCTGATTGCGGCAGGCCAAACCGGCGGGACTTAACAAAATCCCGATTTTTCCGTAGCATAGAGCTATTGATTGTGATTGTTATGCCGTGCGCAGAGAGTTCCCCCGATGTCTGAGAAAATCAGGTTATTGATTACCGGCGGCTGTGGCTTTATTGGCAGCTGGCTGATTCGTCATTTGCTGCAACAACACACCGATATCCACATCACCAACCTGGATCTACTCACCTATGCGGGCAATCCGGAGAATCTGAAGTCCGTGGCGTCCGATGAGCGCTATCGCTTTGTGCAGGGGGATATTTGCGATGAGGCGCTGGTATCCCGCCTGATGGCAGAGGCCGATGTTTGCGTGAACGTGGCGGCCCAAACCCACGTGGATCGCAGTATCAGCGGTCCCAGCGAGTTTATTCGCACCAATGTATGGGGCACCCAGGTTTTGTTAGAGGCGGCCAGACAGCGGGGCGTGCGGAAGTTTGTGCAGGTGTCCACTGATGAGGTGTATGGCAGCATCGAAGGGACGGCCAAATTTACCGAAGCATCGCCGCTGGAGCCCAGCAGTCCCTACTCCTCCAGCAAAGCCGCCGCCGATTTGATCGCCCTCAGCTATTGGAAAACCTACGGGATGCCGGTGTGCGTGACCCGGTGCACCAACAACTACGGCCCCAACCAGTACCCGGAAAAGCTGATTCCCCTGTTCATCCTGAACGCCTCGGAGAACAAGCCGGTGCCGGTTTATGGGGATGGCCTGAATGTGCGGGACTGGATTCACGTTCAGGATCACAGCGCCGGGGTGGCCCGGGTGATATGGGACGGGGCTCCCGGTGAAGTCTACAACATCGGCTCCGGGAATGAGCTGAACAACCTGCAAATCACCGGGCTTATCCTCAAAGCCCTGGGCAAGGATGAGAGCCTGATTCGTTTTGTCACCGATCGGCCCGGACACGATCGCCGTTATGCGCTGGATTCCGGAAAAATTGAACGGGCGCTGGGCTGGAAGGCCCAAATTCCCTTTGAGCAAGGCATGGCCGAAACGGTGCGATGGTATCTGGATAATCCCCAATGGGTGGCCAATGTGCGCCAGCGGGAACCACAAAGCCCCTTGGCCAGCGCAGCTGCTCAGTAGCCGATGACCATTCTGTAAAGGAAGTGATGCGTTATGGGTTTTAAGAACATTGTGGTGGTTGGTGCTGCCGGGATGCTGGGCCAGGAGTTGGTCACCCACTTTCGTGGGAAAGGCTATTCGGTGTTTCCCACCACCAGCGAGACCTTGAACCTGTTGGTCACCGAAGATGAGATGACGGAAAAACTGGAGCCTTTCCAGCCGGAAGTGGTCATTCAGTGTGCCGCCTTCACCAATGTGGATGCTTGCGAACGGGATCCGGACATGGCGATGGCCATTAATAAGGATGGCACCCATAAATTGGGCTTGGCCAGCCAGAAACTGGGCGCTGTTTTTGCCTACATTAGCACCGATTACGTGTTTGACGGCCTGAAGTCAGAGCCGTACCTGCCCGAGGATCGTCCCAACCCTATCAATACCTACGGCCTGTCCAAGTATTACGGCGAGCTGTTGACCACTGAGCAATTGGAGGCTTATTACATTATTCGCACCAGCTGGCTGTTTGGCATCCATCGGAATAATTTTGCTCAATGGATACTGGATCAGGCCCGTCAGGGGAAAGCGGTGAAGGCCGCTGAAGACTGGGTGGGAACCCCCACCTGGACGGGGAATCTGGCCGTGGCCATTGAAAACATCATAAACTCAGGACAGTTTGGGGTACATCATGCCGCTGATGCCGGTGCCATATCCCGGTACGAGCAAGCGATCCGCATTTGCCAGATGGCGGGCCTGTCCACCGAGGGTATTCACCGGGTTCACAGCAGTGACCTGGGCTTGCCAGCCAACCGTCCCCAGTTCACCCCGCTGGCCTGTCCCAATCTGGCTGTTCCCTCCTGGGAAACCGGCTTTCAGGCTTACTTCACCCAGTATCAGCAACAATCAACGGTATTGTGAATCTCGCTATGAAAAAACGCCCCTCCGATCAGTCCAAAACATCCGGCAAATCCGTCGGTAAATCCGCCAGCGCTTCCTCCAAAAAGAAAAAAAGCGCGGGAAAACCAGCCAAAGCGGTGTCGCCTAAAGGGGCCGGTAAAGGAAAAGCCGGAAAAACCCCTAAAAGTAAGTCGGGCTTAACCCCCAGCGTGCTGATTTCGGGGTATTACGGCTTTGACAATCTGGGGGACGAGTTGATCCTGAAGGTGCTGGTGGACGAACTGAAGGATCGGGGCGTTAAAATCACCGTGCTTTCCCAAAATCCCAAAAAAACCACCGCCCAATACGGGGTGAATGCCATCAAGCGCACCAGCTTTATTGATATTGTGGACGCCCTGGCCTCGGCCAATCTGTTCATCAGTGGGGGCGGCGGCTTGTTTCAGGATGCCACCGGCCCCATGAGCGCGTTGTACTATGGCGGCCTGATTCATTTGGCCCGTTTTTTCGACGTGCCGGTGGTGTTCTGGGCGCAGGGGGTGGGCCCGCTGCGAAAGGCACTCTCTCGAAAAATGACCGCCGCCGCCTTGCGCAAGTGCGAGAAAATTATGGTGCGCGATGAAAAAAGCGCTTTGCTGGTGCAAGAACTCACTGGTGAAAAGCCGGAGATCACCGCCGATCCGGTGTGGTTGCTGAGAAATCCGCTTGCAGAAAAGGCTGCCGCCCCATCCAAACGGGCATCGGCGGAAGCCGCAAGGGCGTCCCGCTCCTGCGATGCCACCCCGTCCGAGGCATGGACGGTGGGTGTGTCTTTGCGTCCGTGGCATGAGCTGAACGCCCAACGATTAAACGCTTTGGCTGACTGTTTAAACGCCCTGGCCCAGCAGCATGAAGGGCCGGTTTGCTTCAGGCTGCTGCCCTTTCAGAAGAAAGAAGATACGGAGCTATTAGAGGGTTTTGCCAAACAGTTAAAGTCCACCAGCCGGATTTCCGTGTCTCTTGTGCCGCCAGAGGGCGTGCTGGACAGTCTGGCCGGATGTGATGTCATTTTGGGCATGCGTTTCCACAGCCTGATTTTGGGCTTGCTCTTTAACATTCCGGTTTACGGGCTGGTCTACGATCCCAAGGTCGCTTCCCTGCTGAGTATGTTTAATCTGCAAGGCACCACCATTGCCGGGCTGAAAGCCATTAGCCCCGACGCCATCAAGACGGCCCTGGAGCAGTACCCCAAGGTTGATCTGAAACCCTTTCAGCAAAAATCCCGAAAAAACCTGACCGCTCTGGAGCGCCTGCTGGATATCCCGGCTGCCCGCCTGGCTTTGTAGCCACACCGCTCTCAAAACTTTTCGGCTAGTCTCTAAAAACAATTGCACATTCTGTGATTTTGAATTAGCGTATTAAAGTTTGGTTCGTCACTTTTATTTTTTGGTTTGATGGGTCCTAAAGTTTAGACGGGAACTTTTGAGATGATGGATTACACGGGAGTTTCACTCTACCCGGTTGCCGATACTGCCGAGAAAAGAAAAGCAGAGGCGGTGAAGGCCGACGGGGCTTCCCCGTTTATGAACCGGCCTGCGGTGAGTGCCGGGCAGGCTTCAGCGGTGAATCCATTTCAGTTGTATCAACCCCTGCAACAAGACGCCTCGACTTTTCGTTTTAAAGAGCCGCTGGCCCCGCCCAATCCCAATTTACCGCAATCCACGCAAACCCGGGTGACCCCGTTGGGCTTACTGCCTGCCAATTTGGCTCAACTGGTCAATGCCAATATGGAAAAGCTGGCCGGGCAAATTATGAGCTTTTTTAACGGGAACCGCAAGCAGAAACCCAGTGAGGAAGAGCAGTTGAACCGACAGCTCAATGACGCCTTCGGGGTGGGTTTGTTGGGAGAAGTGGTTAAAGTGGAAGAAGCCGCCAGCAGCCAAATGCAGGAAGGCGAATAGGCTGAAGCGCCTTAGCTCATTCGGTTTAGACGATGCTGTTTACAGATTTGAGACCACAAAAAAGCTGGTGACGTAGTTAAGCAAGCGGCACGCCAGAAATAACCCCGCCGCATTGCGGTGAAAGACCCGACTGACTTCCCGCCCCTTGGCCAGACGGATACCGGTGCCGATTTGCACAAAGTATAAAACCAGCATAAAGGCCGACACCGAGACGTGAAAATAAAGAAGGCCTTCATCCGCCCCGCTGCTCATGGTTTTCTGCAAGGTGGCGATGGCGTGCCGGTTCAGTTCAATGTACAGCAACAGGCCCAGGTCAATCAGGAAGGCCAGACTCATGGCCGGGATATGTACAGCCCGTTGCTTCTTGAACTTCCAGCCAACCAAAATTAGTAGGACTGCCAGTGTGGAAATCGCGATCAACATAGTGGCATTCTAGGGGAAGCGCTGCGGTTCCGCAAGTCAATCCGGGATATCCCTTTTGCGGGTTACTTTGGCGCCTTCTCCAACAGGAAAAACAGGGCCAGTAAGGCAAAGCGGGGCAGCAAAAAGACCTTGCGCAAGGCGCTGGGGCAGTTGATTTTCTGCAGACCTTTATGAATAAGAGTGAACGGAGCGGCCAGAAAGCGAACCCAGCTTTTGGTCAAGGCGTTTTTAGCGTTTACTAACTTAGCTAAGTTTCTATATAACCAGCTACCTTTGGTTTTCTCACTGATTTGTAACTTCTTCTGGATTTTCTGGTTATTCTCAAAGTCAGCGCTACCGGGTTTGGCAGGAAACAGGGAACCGATGAAGTTGTTCCAGCGTGTGGACAACTCATTGAAACTGACGGTATCTTTGTTCCAGTGGTTGGCGATTTCCTCCGCCCGCACCGCCGGATGATTCTGCAGGCTGGGGTCCTTGGTATAAGTTTCCAGGGCCTTGTCGCCTTTTTTGCTCAGGTAGCCAGCAACGGGCATCCCCAGAATGCCCAGCGCCCAGCCCACAACCGGAATGGTAAACAGCGCCGGGAAAACGACATCGGTGCCGTATTTTTTAACGAAAGCCTTGGCCACTTGCGGGTTGTTTTTATTGCTAAAATGG
This is a stretch of genomic DNA from Vampirovibrio chlorellavorus. It encodes these proteins:
- a CDS encoding tyrosine-type recombinase/integrase, translating into AKLYLERCDHTRSHHDKVQRVRDHLLPFFKDKALTQITTFDGEQYKRQRLEAGAASGTINRELAILSHILNKAIEWGWIEKRSCKLKKLKEDSGRITYLTVEQANRLVEAAKADVHPYIYAIILIALETAMRRSEVLSILLKHIDLNRRMIYIPEAKAGSREQPITEHLAQFLSQFMLGIPHDQPFLFPQPKSKTGHMVELFKPFKRVVKAAGLDPEEIVFHSLRHTAITHLVQAGVDLVTVKRISGHKTLQMVERYAHQNGQHIQAAMDKLQSRYNLS
- the rpiB gene encoding ribose 5-phosphate isomerase B; its protein translation is MKKLVLGSDHAGFPLKEKIAEHLRHKGFEIIDIGCHNGDSVDYPSISAQLAQAVQGIQQEAPEQTHYGILCCGSGIGVCIAANRYPWIRAIEAHDHNTAILSRRHNDSNVLCLGGRVLAPELAFTLIDEWLETPFDGGRHQKRVDMMSDPRIDITKQSAETCAAKEMPSC
- the glyA gene encoding serine hydroxymethyltransferase, encoding MLNLDLLQQTDPQIYQTVVDELHREQNTLEMIASENFTSLAVMQAMGSVLTNKYAEGLPGKRYYGGCEHVDTAEEIAIARAKELFGADHANVQPHSGAQANMAVFLATGLKSGDTIMGMDLSHGGHLTHGSPVNFSGLFFRVVAYGVNPDTGMIDYDAVREIALREKPKLIICGASAYSRVIDFAKFRAIADEVGALLLADIAHIAGLVVSGLHPSPIPHCQFVTTTTHKTLRGPRGGLILCQADYAKAVDKAVFPGIQGGPLMHVIAAKAVAFKEALSPEFKTYSKQVIANAKALSESLMENGINIVSGGTDNHLMMLDLRNVNLTGKAAQNLLEEIHITANKNTIPNDPQSPFITSGIRLGTPALTSRGFDEAAMRKLGQIIAEALKKGENIETLVKEVQALSQQFPLYPELGTSLKREALSHH
- a CDS encoding superinfection immunity protein; this translates as MEVMILLGLPLIFLYFLPTWVALRFRHRQLPGIFTVNLLAGWSLAGWLMALAWAIFPWGHRKYQLSPA
- a CDS encoding glycosyltransferase family 4 protein; protein product: MIDAIGFIVALMVSFILVPIVRKQAIAAGYYDAPGARKIHKYPIPRLGGVAIWLAFMLSLGVIVFLGWRPELHNALPGILAGGTIVFLLGLLDDLFNLSPYLKLSIQFIAALTAFFLGIQINNLDLPGAQLLVLNALSLPVTVIWLVGLMNAMNFIDGIDGLAAGVTTLSALTLTIVALFTNQPSSALLAALLAGSSLGFLVYNFHPARIFMGDSGALFCGFLLACIAVTGVLKTKVAVMLLPIFVLSVPILDITYSVFRRLLRGKNPFLPDADHIHHQFLKAGMGQIRTVTYLYSLCVVGGLISVWYVNYLPIYIASLAVMFLLAFLLIMLVRKIFPLPSPQNQDPADPSA
- the rfbD gene encoding dTDP-4-dehydrorhamnose reductase, which translates into the protein MGFKNIVVVGAAGMLGQELVTHFRGKGYSVFPTTSETLNLLVTEDEMTEKLEPFQPEVVIQCAAFTNVDACERDPDMAMAINKDGTHKLGLASQKLGAVFAYISTDYVFDGLKSEPYLPEDRPNPINTYGLSKYYGELLTTEQLEAYYIIRTSWLFGIHRNNFAQWILDQARQGKAVKAAEDWVGTPTWTGNLAVAIENIINSGQFGVHHAADAGAISRYEQAIRICQMAGLSTEGIHRVHSSDLGLPANRPQFTPLACPNLAVPSWETGFQAYFTQYQQQSTVL
- the rfbB gene encoding dTDP-glucose 4,6-dehydratase; the encoded protein is MSEKIRLLITGGCGFIGSWLIRHLLQQHTDIHITNLDLLTYAGNPENLKSVASDERYRFVQGDICDEALVSRLMAEADVCVNVAAQTHVDRSISGPSEFIRTNVWGTQVLLEAARQRGVRKFVQVSTDEVYGSIEGTAKFTEASPLEPSSPYSSSKAAADLIALSYWKTYGMPVCVTRCTNNYGPNQYPEKLIPLFILNASENKPVPVYGDGLNVRDWIHVQDHSAGVARVIWDGAPGEVYNIGSGNELNNLQITGLILKALGKDESLIRFVTDRPGHDRRYALDSGKIERALGWKAQIPFEQGMAETVRWYLDNPQWVANVRQREPQSPLASAAAQ
- the csaB gene encoding polysaccharide pyruvyl transferase CsaB, which encodes MKKRPSDQSKTSGKSVGKSASASSKKKKSAGKPAKAVSPKGAGKGKAGKTPKSKSGLTPSVLISGYYGFDNLGDELILKVLVDELKDRGVKITVLSQNPKKTTAQYGVNAIKRTSFIDIVDALASANLFISGGGGLFQDATGPMSALYYGGLIHLARFFDVPVVFWAQGVGPLRKALSRKMTAAALRKCEKIMVRDEKSALLVQELTGEKPEITADPVWLLRNPLAEKAAAPSKRASAEAARASRSCDATPSEAWTVGVSLRPWHELNAQRLNALADCLNALAQQHEGPVCFRLLPFQKKEDTELLEGFAKQLKSTSRISVSLVPPEGVLDSLAGCDVILGMRFHSLILGLLFNIPVYGLVYDPKVASLLSMFNLQGTTIAGLKAISPDAIKTALEQYPKVDLKPFQQKSRKNLTALERLLDIPAARLAL
- a CDS encoding L-threonylcarbamoyladenylate synthase yields the protein MDLTLLNALSHLEKPDGLIALPGPEGYILAVRPDRPTALERLARLKGRTEPLLLLGWDLPAFTPFIGPLPPKATALIKRHWPAPLILLLDQPQPSPETFSAWGPLKILQPDSALLMDLLSLNPTGLLVTLGAGRGTDLPAREAAAVYNTFGDDVDFVVHGDAEVLESVAPTVVRVKSNDEIQLLRSGAIVLD